A region of Notolabrus celidotus isolate fNotCel1 chromosome 4, fNotCel1.pri, whole genome shotgun sequence DNA encodes the following proteins:
- the hif1an gene encoding hypoxia-inducible factor 1-alpha inhibitor, which translates to MAAATVVEADPAGSEGGAAFTGGDNRGWDESQLRTYSFPTKPIPRLSHTDPRAEMLINNEEPVVLTDTNLVYPALKWDIAYLEENIGNGDFSVYTAEKHKFLYYDEKKMALFENFVPKSRRTEMKFSEFVEKMQMVEEMGGEERVYLQQTLNDTVGKKIVVDFLGFNWNWINKQQAKRNWGQLTSNLLLIGMEGNVTPAHYDEQQNFFAQIKGQKRCLLFPPDQFECLYPYPVHHPCDRQSQVDFDNPDYESFPNFKNVVGYEAVVGPGDVLYIPMYWWHHIESLLNGGVTITVNFWYKGAPTPKRIEYPLRAHQKVAIMRNIEKMLGEALGNPHEVGPLLKTMIKGRYDQDLS; encoded by the exons ATGGCAGCGGCAACCGTTGTGGAGGCTGACCCGGCAGGGAGCGAAGGAGGTGCCGCCTTCACTGGAGGGGATAACCGGGGCTGGGATGAGTCTCAACTCCGGACATATTCTTTCCCTACCAAGCCCATCCCCAGGCTGTCTCATACGGACCCCAGAGCAGAGATGCTCATAAATAACGAG GAACCGGTGGTTTTGACGGACACAAACCTTGTCTATCCAGCTCTCAAATGGGACATTGCATACCTCGAGGAGAACATTGGGAATGGGGACTTCTCTGTTTacactgcagaaaaacacaaattcctCTACTATGACGAGAAAAAAATGGCTCTTTTTGAGAACTTTGTCCCCAAGTCTCGTCGGACAGAAATGAAATTCTCAGAATTTGTGGAAAAAATGCAAATGGTGGAGGaaatgggaggagaggagag GGTTTATCTGCAGCAGACCCTGAATGACACAGTAGGCAAGAAGATAGTTGTTGACTTTCTTGGTTTCAACTGGAACTGGATCAACAAGCAGCAAGCGAAGAGAAATTGGGGACAGCTGACATCCAACCTGCTGCTCATAGGCATGGAGG GTAATGTGACGCCAGCTCATTACGACGAGCAGCAAAACTTCTTTGCACAGATCAAAGGCCAGAAGAGAtgcctcctcttccctccagaCCAGTTTGAGTGTCTTTATCCATACCCTGTGCACCACccctgtgacagacagagccaG gtcGATTTTGATAACCCTGATTATGAGAGCTTTcctaattttaaaaatgtggttGGCTATGAGGCGGTTGTGGGCCCAGGAGATGTGCTCTACATCCCCATGTATTG GTGGCATCATATTGAGTCTCTGCTAAACGGTGGAGTGACGATCACTGTAAACTTCTGGTACAAA GGTGCACCAACACCCAAGAGGATAGAATACCCCCTGCGAGCTCATCAGAAGGTGGCCATCATGAGAAATATTGAGAAGATGCTGGGAGAAGCACTTGGAAACCCACATGAG gTTGGACCTTTACTGAAAACCATGATCAAGGGGAGATATGATCAGGATCTCAGTTAG